In Kordiimonas sp. SCSIO 12610, the following are encoded in one genomic region:
- a CDS encoding folylpolyglutamate synthase/dihydrofolate synthase family protein, translating to MTVNDSDAILARLMKLHPKKIDLSLDRLYKLLEKLGNPHKKLPPVIHIAGTNGKGSTVSTLRAIAEAAGHRVHVYTSPHLVRFNERIRVAGSLIDDETLSDILAECERANGNDPITFFEVTTAAAFLAFSRVDADLCILEVGLGGRLDATNVIENPAATCITPVSFDHEQFLGDTIEAISGEKAGIIKKGAPVIVGPQLAAAKKVISSKIAEESATGYFFKDDWNVELTNDSDYFLYSDQNTKLTLPKPNLIGIHQVSNAGLAIKIAMTQQAVHIPEAAIRAGLGWVRWPARLQKLDNTPLNNLLPDNSLLWLDGGHNPAAAGVIRTFLQTVDPTEQPIFLILGMMGTKDVEGYLKPLANLLTKVIAVPIEGEDGAAKAADLAAAATDLGLNGVIAKDFEAALSMIDLQSSRTAPPFVLIGGSLYLAGQVLKRANILPD from the coding sequence ATGACGGTTAACGACAGTGATGCTATTCTGGCGCGCTTGATGAAGTTGCACCCAAAGAAAATCGACCTGTCGCTTGACCGTTTATACAAGTTGCTTGAAAAACTTGGGAACCCTCATAAAAAACTACCACCTGTTATTCATATAGCCGGTACCAATGGCAAGGGCTCAACAGTTTCAACACTGCGTGCAATCGCGGAGGCCGCTGGCCACAGGGTTCATGTCTATACATCGCCGCATCTGGTTCGCTTTAACGAACGTATCCGCGTTGCCGGTAGTTTGATAGATGATGAGACATTGTCAGATATTCTCGCTGAATGTGAACGTGCGAACGGTAATGACCCAATTACTTTTTTTGAAGTAACAACGGCTGCCGCCTTCCTTGCTTTTTCACGGGTAGACGCTGACCTATGTATTCTGGAAGTTGGGCTTGGCGGGCGCCTTGACGCGACCAATGTTATCGAAAATCCGGCTGCAACCTGCATAACACCTGTCAGTTTTGATCATGAACAATTTTTAGGTGACACAATAGAAGCTATTTCTGGTGAAAAAGCAGGGATTATTAAAAAAGGTGCCCCTGTCATCGTCGGACCGCAGCTAGCAGCAGCAAAAAAAGTCATTAGTTCAAAAATAGCTGAAGAAAGCGCAACAGGGTATTTCTTTAAAGACGATTGGAATGTCGAACTTACGAACGACAGCGACTATTTCCTCTATAGCGACCAAAACACCAAACTGACGCTACCGAAACCAAATTTGATTGGTATTCATCAGGTTAGCAATGCGGGACTCGCAATTAAAATCGCGATGACCCAACAAGCAGTTCATATACCAGAAGCAGCCATCCGCGCAGGATTGGGCTGGGTCCGCTGGCCTGCCCGCTTGCAAAAACTAGATAACACGCCCCTAAACAATTTATTACCGGATAATTCACTTTTGTGGCTAGATGGTGGTCATAATCCAGCCGCCGCAGGGGTTATTCGTACATTTCTGCAAACAGTTGACCCCACGGAGCAACCCATTTTCCTTATTCTTGGTATGATGGGAACAAAAGACGTTGAAGGCTATCTGAAGCCGCTTGCAAATTTGTTGACGAAAGTGATTGCTGTTCCAATTGAAGGAGAGGACGGGGCTGCCAAAGCAGCCGACCTGGCAGCAGCAGCAACGGACCTCGGATTAAACGGTGTTATTGCTAAAGACTTTGAAGCCGCACTATCTATGATCGACCTCCAATCATCGCGCACTGCACCACCCTTTGTTCTCATTGGTGGATCATTGTATCTGGCAGGCCAAGTTCTAAAACGCGCCAACATATTACCTGATTAA
- the trpA gene encoding tryptophan synthase subunit alpha: MSRLEAKFTELRAANKAGFVAFITAGDPNYDTSLNVLKGLPSKGVDIIELGMPFTDPSADGPAIDRAAQRALKGGMSLAKTLDMVRSFREDDQDTPIVLMGYFNPVFAYGIEKFASDAARAGVDGLIIVDLPPEEDEELRLPANAAGINVIRLATPTSDDVRLPKVLEGASGFVYYVAVAGVTGGKSATEGDIQNAITHIRKHTDLPVAVGFGIKTPEQAAIMAKYADGVVVGSAIVSMIEDGIDPDGSTKTDLVDDVLDFVKTLSDGAHSGRNG; the protein is encoded by the coding sequence ATGAGTAGATTAGAAGCAAAATTCACTGAACTACGTGCAGCAAACAAGGCGGGCTTTGTCGCATTCATAACAGCTGGTGACCCCAATTATGACACTTCACTGAACGTACTAAAGGGCCTACCAAGCAAGGGGGTTGATATTATCGAGCTAGGTATGCCGTTTACAGATCCCTCTGCCGATGGTCCAGCGATTGACCGCGCCGCACAGCGTGCCCTCAAGGGCGGGATGTCACTCGCAAAAACCTTGGATATGGTTCGAAGCTTCCGTGAAGATGATCAGGATACCCCAATTGTGCTTATGGGGTATTTCAATCCGGTTTTCGCTTATGGGATTGAAAAATTCGCATCAGACGCAGCCAGAGCAGGCGTAGATGGCTTAATCATTGTTGATTTACCCCCAGAAGAAGACGAAGAACTAAGACTTCCTGCGAATGCGGCAGGCATTAACGTTATTCGTCTGGCCACACCAACATCAGATGATGTTCGCTTACCCAAGGTACTAGAGGGTGCAAGCGGATTTGTATATTATGTTGCTGTTGCAGGTGTCACTGGAGGAAAATCTGCGACAGAGGGTGACATTCAAAATGCAATTACCCATATAAGAAAGCATACCGATCTGCCAGTTGCGGTTGGCTTTGGCATTAAGACGCCTGAGCAAGCTGCTATCATGGCAAAATATGCGGACGGCGTTGTTGTAGGCTCGGCAATTGTTTCAATGATCGAAGATGGCATTGACCCTGATGGGTCAACAAAGACTGATTTGGTTGACGATGTGCTCGATTTTGTTAAAACGCTCTCAGATGGGGCGCATTCTGGACGAAACGGCTAA
- the trpB gene encoding tryptophan synthase subunit beta, whose protein sequence is MNTQVNSFTQGPDEKGHFGKYGGRYVSETLMPLVLNVEKAYKEAIQDPSFIEELDELNRVYVGRPSPLYFAERLTEELGGAKIYFKREELNHTGAHKINHAIGQILLARRMGKTRIIAETGAGQHGVATATVAARFGLKCTVFMGATDIERQKPNVFRMKLLGAEVRPVTSGSSTLKDAMNEALRDWVTNVHDTFYIIGTVAGPHPYPMMVRDFQSIIGRETKVQMMEAEGRLPDTLIACVGGGSNAIGLFHPFLNDTSVRAIAVEAAGFGVDTDKHAASITGGTPGVLHGNRTYLLQNEDGQIQEAHSISAGLDYPGIGPEHVWLHEQNRVEYVGATDDEALQAFQLCCKTEGIIPALETSHALAHISKIAPDLPKDHIIVLNLSGRGDKDIFTVADALGEEI, encoded by the coding sequence ATGAATACTCAAGTTAACAGCTTCACACAGGGACCAGATGAAAAAGGCCATTTTGGAAAATATGGCGGGCGTTATGTCTCTGAAACCTTGATGCCACTCGTCTTGAATGTAGAGAAAGCCTACAAAGAAGCCATCCAGGACCCAAGTTTTATCGAAGAACTGGATGAACTAAACCGCGTGTATGTTGGCCGCCCAAGCCCGCTTTACTTCGCAGAACGCCTTACAGAAGAATTAGGCGGCGCTAAAATCTATTTCAAACGCGAAGAATTAAACCATACAGGTGCCCATAAAATTAATCATGCGATTGGGCAAATTCTACTTGCCCGCAGAATGGGGAAAACCCGCATTATCGCCGAAACCGGTGCTGGTCAGCACGGTGTTGCAACCGCAACGGTCGCAGCTCGTTTTGGCTTGAAATGTACAGTCTTCATGGGTGCAACCGACATTGAACGACAAAAGCCAAATGTGTTCCGTATGAAATTATTAGGCGCTGAGGTTCGCCCGGTAACAAGCGGATCTTCAACGCTTAAGGACGCCATGAACGAAGCACTACGTGACTGGGTCACAAATGTTCATGACACCTTCTATATTATTGGCACTGTTGCAGGCCCCCATCCCTATCCAATGATGGTACGGGATTTCCAAAGCATTATTGGTCGGGAGACCAAAGTACAAATGATGGAAGCGGAAGGGCGCCTTCCCGATACGCTAATTGCCTGTGTTGGCGGCGGATCAAACGCTATTGGCCTTTTTCATCCATTTTTGAACGATACAAGCGTTCGCGCGATTGCAGTTGAAGCGGCAGGTTTCGGTGTCGACACAGACAAGCATGCGGCCTCCATAACAGGTGGTACACCGGGTGTTTTACATGGAAACCGCACCTATTTGCTTCAAAACGAAGACGGACAAATTCAAGAAGCCCACTCAATTTCCGCCGGCCTTGATTATCCCGGCATTGGCCCGGAGCATGTCTGGCTTCATGAACAAAATCGCGTTGAGTATGTTGGTGCGACAGATGATGAGGCCCTACAGGCATTTCAACTTTGCTGCAAAACTGAAGGGATTATCCCTGCCTTGGAGACAAGTCACGCGCTTGCACACATCAGTAAAATTGCACCTGATCTGCCAAAAGATCATATTATCGTTCTCAATCTTTCTGGCCGCGGCGATAAGGATATATTCACCGTCGCTGACGCCCTCGGCGAGGAGATATAG
- the accD gene encoding acetyl-CoA carboxylase, carboxyltransferase subunit beta, with translation MSWLTNYVKPKLQKVLNSKETPDNLWHKCKNCGQMIFQKEFVANQYVCAHCDHHDRVPPTNRFDALFDNKNYELIELPSVKQDPLKFRDTKKYTDRLKSARNTTGDEDAIKVAVGKIGGQETVVAIQNFFFMGGSMGMAVGEGIIAGARHALKINAPYVMFTASGGARMQEGILSLMQMPRTTVAIQMLRDAGLPYLVVLTDPTSGGVSASYAMLGDVQIAEPGAMIAFSGPRVIEQTIREKLPDGFQRAEYLLEHGMVDMVTHRHQLPEELGKILTLLMGGRHRGLKAAE, from the coding sequence ATGAGCTGGCTCACCAATTATGTAAAGCCTAAGTTGCAGAAAGTGCTGAATTCCAAGGAAACTCCGGATAATCTTTGGCATAAATGTAAAAACTGTGGCCAAATGATTTTTCAGAAAGAGTTTGTTGCAAACCAATATGTCTGTGCACACTGCGACCATCATGATCGTGTACCACCGACAAACCGGTTTGACGCGCTGTTTGATAATAAAAACTATGAACTTATTGAACTACCCTCGGTTAAACAGGACCCGCTTAAGTTCCGCGACACCAAAAAATATACTGACCGCCTAAAAAGCGCCCGTAACACCACTGGTGATGAAGATGCCATCAAAGTTGCTGTGGGGAAAATTGGCGGTCAGGAAACCGTTGTTGCTATCCAGAACTTCTTCTTTATGGGGGGGTCAATGGGAATGGCTGTTGGCGAAGGTATCATTGCTGGTGCTCGCCATGCGCTTAAAATCAATGCACCCTATGTGATGTTTACAGCGTCTGGCGGTGCTCGTATGCAAGAAGGTATTCTCTCCTTAATGCAAATGCCGCGTACAACAGTTGCTATTCAAATGCTCCGCGATGCTGGCCTGCCATATCTTGTTGTTCTAACTGATCCAACATCAGGCGGTGTCTCTGCTTCCTACGCGATGCTCGGCGATGTTCAGATCGCGGAACCAGGTGCCATGATTGCATTCTCTGGTCCGCGTGTTATCGAACAAACGATACGCGAAAAATTACCGGATGGTTTCCAGCGCGCTGAGTATCTCCTTGAGCATGGCATGGTCGATATGGTTACCCATCGTCATCAATTACCGGAAGAACTGGGTAAAATATTGACACTTTTGATGGGCGGTCGCCATAGAGGGCTTAAGGCCGCTGAATAG
- the trxA gene encoding thioredoxin, whose protein sequence is MATITVTDETFEQDVLNADKPVVLDFWAQWCGPCKMIGPVLEEISGERDDVIIAKMDIDANPETPTKFGVRSIPTLLIFKGGESVATTMGAKPKAQLSQWIDSAL, encoded by the coding sequence ATGGCAACGATTACAGTAACTGATGAAACATTTGAACAGGACGTTTTAAATGCGGATAAGCCAGTTGTTTTGGACTTTTGGGCACAGTGGTGTGGCCCGTGTAAAATGATTGGCCCTGTTTTGGAAGAGATTTCTGGCGAGCGTGATGACGTTATTATCGCAAAAATGGACATTGATGCTAACCCGGAAACACCGACTAAATTTGGCGTTCGCTCTATCCCAACATTGTTGATCTTTAAAGGCGGCGAGAGCGTTGCGACAACAATGGGAGCGAAACCAAAAGCGCAGCTTTCCCAGTGGATTGACAGCGCACTCTAA
- a CDS encoding TetR/AcrR family transcriptional regulator: MSILTIYYCEMARPSIKQERTEEILDAFEICVAKYGVEGSTLEKIAEQAGLRRSLLRHYIGNREALLSSLVKRFINKSHQQSDYMKSLTISQPAHVLIDFLYNRSAEQNMFALTAQSLIIAANERDDLKNTLKIWMEDFVETLEDILRTIHKNNTDENYKSIAVGIAGIYSNYASLAPLGGLSGLEGPSRKASEYLINSLDESQ; the protein is encoded by the coding sequence TTGTCAATACTGACAATTTATTATTGTGAAATGGCTAGACCGAGTATCAAGCAAGAGCGTACTGAAGAAATTCTCGATGCATTTGAAATATGCGTTGCAAAATATGGTGTTGAAGGATCGACTCTTGAAAAAATTGCCGAACAAGCAGGCCTGCGTCGTAGCCTGTTACGTCATTATATTGGCAACCGCGAAGCGTTACTTTCGTCACTTGTGAAGCGATTCATTAACAAATCCCACCAACAATCTGACTATATGAAGTCCCTCACAATCAGCCAACCCGCACATGTGCTAATAGATTTTCTCTATAATCGGTCTGCAGAGCAAAATATGTTCGCCTTAACTGCCCAATCATTAATTATCGCAGCTAATGAACGAGATGACTTGAAAAATACTTTGAAAATTTGGATGGAAGATTTTGTTGAAACACTCGAAGATATTTTAAGAACCATCCACAAAAATAACACGGACGAAAATTACAAATCTATTGCCGTTGGCATTGCAGGTATCTATTCGAACTATGCTTCCCTCGCTCCACTCGGGGGCTTATCCGGACTTGAAGGACCGTCACGAAAAGCGAGCGAATATTTAATAAACAGCCTTGATGAGTCCCAATAG
- a CDS encoding B3/4 domain-containing protein: MQLKIDPALADLGIALNIGMLDYDVKVAASTDSLFTTMREAMSLRIDELMGEAASSDPVIAGIREAFRKTGKDPSRYRPSSEAITRRVLAGKGISSINNVVDCGNLVSLMTGIPVGCYDTDKINGDITLKIAGPGELYEGLGRGDVNLEGLPVLADDTGPFGTPYSDSIRTPVGPDCTKLTFILFGLNIDIEHVEAAAEIADTLITSFCINNGDEV; encoded by the coding sequence ATGCAGTTAAAAATCGATCCAGCACTCGCTGACCTTGGAATAGCGCTAAACATTGGCATGCTGGATTATGATGTAAAGGTTGCGGCATCAACCGATAGCTTGTTCACGACAATGCGTGAAGCCATGAGCTTACGTATCGATGAATTAATGGGGGAAGCCGCGTCCAGTGACCCAGTGATCGCAGGCATTCGGGAAGCATTTAGAAAAACCGGCAAAGACCCAAGCCGCTACCGCCCTTCCTCTGAAGCAATCACAAGGCGCGTCCTTGCTGGCAAAGGGATATCAAGCATCAATAATGTTGTTGATTGCGGTAACCTTGTCTCCCTGATGACAGGGATTCCGGTTGGTTGTTATGATACCGATAAAATCAACGGCGATATAACCCTGAAAATCGCTGGGCCAGGTGAACTTTACGAAGGCCTTGGTCGCGGAGATGTAAACCTTGAAGGGCTACCCGTGCTTGCCGACGATACGGGCCCTTTTGGTACGCCCTATTCCGATAGTATCAGAACGCCTGTTGGGCCGGACTGTACTAAGCTTACCTTCATTTTATTTGGCCTAAACATCGATATCGAACATGTGGAAGCCGCAGCAGAAATAGCTGACACATTGATCACCAGTTTTTGTATCAACAATGGCGATGAGGTATGA
- a CDS encoding DUF2141 domain-containing protein, translating to MQLITVLKCLLISFMFSLPVSAETGQQENNGLKIAINNVKAESGQLLLVVYNDMASFDAQDTKRAFASISVQANDKKQQIILSPVPNGKYAVALFHDANNNGVMDFKGEIPLEGYGTSGALRGLDQPSFNKAAVTVKDGMAHISVKLHYYR from the coding sequence ATGCAATTAATCACCGTGCTCAAATGTCTTCTCATAAGTTTTATGTTCTCATTGCCCGTTTCGGCGGAAACCGGGCAGCAAGAAAACAACGGCCTGAAAATCGCAATTAATAATGTTAAAGCAGAGTCCGGGCAGCTATTGCTTGTGGTCTATAATGACATGGCTAGCTTTGATGCACAGGATACAAAGCGCGCTTTCGCCAGTATTAGTGTGCAAGCAAATGATAAAAAACAGCAGATTATCTTGTCGCCCGTACCGAACGGCAAATATGCGGTTGCTTTGTTTCATGACGCTAACAACAATGGTGTTATGGATTTTAAGGGTGAAATACCATTAGAGGGTTACGGCACTTCGGGCGCTTTGCGCGGCCTTGACCAACCTAGTTTCAATAAGGCTGCCGTTACCGTAAAGGATGGAATGGCCCACATTTCTGTTAAATTACATTATTATCGATAG
- a CDS encoding crotonase/enoyl-CoA hydratase family protein, protein MAYETLNVAIDGHVAHVALNRPDKLNAMNSVFFKEIKDAFENLDHDPNVRAIILSGNGKHFTAGLDLKENDAVMGTKDQDPAREREKLRRHILWLQDCFSVIENANAPVIAAIHGACIGGGIDLISACDIRVASSDTWLCIQEINVAIVADLGTLQRMNGLVPQGILREWALTGRKVAVEETQHFGLMNYVEPSKDEALAKAQEIAATIASKSPVAVTGTKKVLIHARDHDVQDGLDYVATWNSGMLLGNDLPKAAMAALKKETPEFENLLVDKD, encoded by the coding sequence ATGGCATATGAAACGCTGAATGTAGCAATTGATGGCCACGTCGCTCATGTTGCACTTAATCGCCCCGATAAATTAAATGCGATGAACAGCGTATTCTTTAAGGAAATTAAAGACGCCTTTGAAAACCTTGACCACGATCCCAATGTTCGGGCGATTATACTCTCAGGGAACGGCAAACATTTTACCGCAGGTCTCGACCTCAAGGAAAATGATGCCGTTATGGGAACCAAAGATCAGGACCCAGCCCGAGAGCGCGAAAAACTGCGCCGCCATATCTTGTGGCTACAAGACTGTTTTTCGGTCATTGAAAATGCGAATGCGCCCGTAATTGCAGCCATTCACGGCGCGTGCATTGGTGGCGGTATCGATTTGATTTCAGCCTGCGATATTCGTGTAGCAAGCTCAGACACGTGGCTTTGCATTCAGGAAATCAACGTTGCAATTGTTGCTGACCTTGGCACCCTTCAGCGCATGAACGGCCTGGTGCCACAAGGGATTTTACGCGAATGGGCGCTGACCGGCAGAAAAGTAGCCGTTGAAGAAACACAGCACTTTGGCCTGATGAATTATGTCGAGCCTTCAAAAGATGAAGCGCTCGCCAAAGCTCAAGAAATCGCCGCAACAATCGCGAGCAAAAGCCCAGTTGCGGTTACAGGTACCAAAAAAGTACTTATTCATGCACGTGATCATGATGTGCAGGACGGGCTCGACTATGTCGCGACCTGGAATAGCGGCATGCTACTGGGTAATGATTTGCCCAAAGCAGCGATGGCAGCCCTGAAAAAGGAAACACCTGAGTTTGAAAACCTCTTGGTTGACAAAGATTAA
- a CDS encoding sterol desaturase family protein has protein sequence MSFLSIEFSETDIYGLELWLGDNFFWLSLIFLAFEFIRLMIKKSLKLNILGDAVANFVTLAASIGINFTIGLLYLSIFYYFYENVSLTQLPINGWTIIICIVLADFIYYWEHRFMHRVGFGWATHAVHHSSPYFNISVAYRLGPLDSFIPVFFHIPLAMLGFNPFLILFAEIVVQLYQTALHTEVIGKFPKIIERIFNTPSHHRVHHGSNPEYLDKNYAGILIIWDRMFGTFEEEKEKVVYGVTEPINSVNPIIVFFCGFIWMFKRIKEEKGFGNKIKTIFLPPDWKSEP, from the coding sequence ATGTCGTTCTTATCCATAGAGTTTTCAGAAACCGATATCTACGGCCTTGAATTGTGGCTTGGTGATAATTTCTTTTGGCTTTCATTGATCTTTTTAGCTTTTGAATTCATCAGATTGATGATCAAAAAATCCTTGAAATTAAATATCCTTGGTGATGCGGTCGCTAATTTCGTTACGCTTGCGGCGTCAATTGGTATTAACTTCACTATCGGGCTATTGTATCTTTCAATCTTCTATTATTTCTATGAAAATGTAAGCCTAACACAGCTACCCATTAACGGCTGGACTATCATAATTTGTATCGTTCTTGCCGATTTCATCTATTACTGGGAACATCGTTTTATGCACCGGGTGGGTTTTGGCTGGGCAACACATGCGGTACATCACAGTTCGCCCTACTTCAATATATCGGTCGCCTACCGGTTGGGCCCACTTGATAGCTTTATTCCGGTTTTCTTCCATATTCCTCTTGCGATGCTAGGGTTTAACCCATTCCTCATTTTGTTCGCAGAAATCGTTGTCCAGCTGTATCAAACAGCCCTGCATACCGAGGTGATTGGCAAGTTCCCAAAAATAATTGAGCGAATATTCAATACGCCATCCCATCACCGAGTGCATCATGGGTCCAATCCAGAATATCTGGATAAAAACTATGCCGGTATTTTAATAATCTGGGACCGAATGTTCGGCACATTTGAGGAAGAAAAGGAAAAGGTTGTTTACGGCGTTACCGAACCAATCAACAGCGTAAATCCAATCATTGTTTTCTTCTGCGGTTTTATCTGGATGTTCAAGCGGATTAAAGAAGAAAAAGGTTTCGGAAATAAGATCAAAACAATTTTCCTACCGCCAGACTGGAAATCAGAACCTTAA
- a CDS encoding phosphoribosylanthranilate isomerase: MSIHVKICGITDAETANIAAKAGARWLGFVFFEASPRDVSLQNAMKMRPRLPSSVERVGVFVDAPFSRIEAAVDALDLDYVQLHGLEYPSDAKRIRDQLGVSVIKAYGIREENDLDQAAQFDDVTDLSLYDAKPPRGAKLPGGNAISFPWRIMQTRSISKPWLLAGGLTSVNLQEAIEASGAAAVDISSGVESAPGVKSHEKIQEFLNAAKAIT; encoded by the coding sequence ATGTCTATACATGTGAAAATTTGTGGGATTACTGATGCCGAAACAGCAAATATTGCTGCGAAGGCTGGTGCTCGCTGGCTTGGTTTTGTATTCTTTGAAGCATCCCCCCGTGATGTAAGCCTTCAAAACGCTATGAAAATGCGACCGCGGCTTCCGTCCAGTGTTGAACGTGTTGGTGTTTTTGTCGACGCGCCCTTCTCACGCATTGAAGCTGCTGTTGACGCACTTGACCTTGACTATGTTCAATTACACGGCCTTGAGTACCCGTCGGACGCAAAACGCATCAGGGACCAATTGGGCGTTTCAGTGATTAAAGCGTATGGAATTCGAGAGGAAAATGACCTCGATCAAGCGGCGCAATTCGACGATGTGACGGATCTTAGCTTATATGATGCGAAACCACCACGCGGTGCTAAACTACCGGGCGGTAATGCCATAAGTTTCCCCTGGCGAATCATGCAAACAAGGTCCATTTCAAAACCTTGGCTTTTGGCAGGCGGGTTGACCTCAGTAAACCTTCAGGAAGCAATTGAAGCAAGCGGCGCTGCCGCAGTTGATATTTCCTCCGGAGTAGAGAGCGCACCCGGCGTTAAGTCCCATGAGAAAATCCAAGAATTTTTAAATGCTGCCAAAGCAATCACTTGA